A single Paracoccus pantotrophus DNA region contains:
- a CDS encoding C4-dicarboxylate transporter DctA: MPNWSRSLFGQVCVALVLGIVAGFFAPEFAAKMKPLGDGFIKLIKMLIPVIVFCVVVHGIAGAGDLKKVGKVGVRAIIYFEIITTIALALGIAVAYLFGPGHGMNIDVSQLDASALSAYVDRAHEVTSGGTVDFLMKLIPTTMISGFAQGDILQVLLVAILFGCALSLVGERGKPLLHMIELTGDVTFKIMYFIVRLAPLGVFGAIAFTVGQYGIGSLAQLGYLVGLFYVTIAVFVFVVLGFVLRLAGFNIFKLLRYLRTEVGIVAGTASSDAVLPQTMRKLEHLGIKDSTVGLVVPTGYSFNLDAFSIYLTLAAVFIAQATNTPLSTTDLLAILGVALVTSKGAHGVPGSAIVILAATLAAIPAIPAIGLVLVLSVDWFMGIARALGNYLGNCVATVVVASWVGDIDRDRARRILEGEDMPTLDVLDEDAPMSQPQHG, encoded by the coding sequence ATGCCGAATTGGTCCAGGTCCTTGTTTGGACAGGTCTGCGTGGCGCTGGTGCTGGGGATCGTCGCCGGCTTCTTCGCGCCCGAGTTCGCCGCCAAGATGAAGCCGCTGGGAGACGGGTTCATCAAGCTTATCAAGATGCTGATCCCCGTTATCGTGTTCTGCGTCGTCGTGCATGGCATCGCCGGCGCGGGCGACCTGAAAAAGGTCGGCAAGGTCGGCGTGCGCGCCATCATCTATTTCGAGATCATCACCACCATCGCGCTGGCCCTGGGCATCGCGGTCGCCTATCTGTTCGGGCCGGGCCATGGCATGAACATCGACGTGAGCCAGCTCGACGCCTCGGCGCTGTCGGCCTATGTGGACCGCGCGCATGAAGTCACCAGCGGCGGCACCGTCGACTTCCTGATGAAGCTGATCCCGACCACGATGATCAGCGGCTTCGCCCAGGGCGACATCCTGCAGGTGCTGCTGGTCGCCATCCTGTTCGGCTGCGCCCTGTCGCTGGTGGGCGAGCGCGGCAAGCCGCTGCTGCACATGATCGAGCTGACGGGCGACGTCACCTTCAAGATCATGTATTTCATCGTCCGGCTGGCGCCGCTGGGCGTGTTCGGCGCCATCGCCTTCACCGTCGGGCAATACGGCATCGGCTCGCTGGCGCAGCTGGGCTACCTGGTCGGGCTGTTCTACGTCACCATCGCCGTCTTCGTCTTTGTGGTCCTGGGCTTCGTGCTGCGGCTGGCGGGCTTCAACATCTTCAAGCTGCTGCGCTACCTGCGCACCGAGGTCGGCATCGTCGCCGGCACGGCCAGCAGCGATGCCGTGCTGCCCCAGACCATGCGCAAGCTGGAACACCTGGGTATCAAGGACTCGACCGTGGGGCTGGTGGTGCCGACAGGCTATTCCTTCAACCTCGACGCCTTCTCGATCTACCTGACGCTGGCGGCGGTCTTCATCGCCCAGGCGACCAACACGCCGCTGTCCACCACCGACCTGCTGGCCATCCTGGGCGTGGCGCTGGTGACGTCCAAGGGCGCGCATGGGGTGCCGGGCTCGGCCATCGTGATCCTGGCCGCGACGCTGGCCGCGATCCCGGCCATCCCCGCCATCGGGCTGGTGCTGGTGCTGTCGGTCGACTGGTTCATGGGCATCGCCCGCGCCCTGGGGAACTACCTGGGCAATTGCGTCGCCACCGTGGTCGTCGCCTCCTGGGTGGGGGATATCGACCGCGACCGCGCCCGCCGCATCCTCGAGGGCGAGGACATGCCGACCCTGGACGTGCTGGACGAGGATGCGCCGATGTCGCAGCCCCAGCACGGCTAA
- a CDS encoding LysR family transcriptional regulator: MRIRQLRCFVVLAEELNFTRAARRLNMSQPPLSTQIQTLEREVGAELISRTSRKVALTRAGALFLPRARNMLDQYERSLHEIREIQQGQDGLLEIGATGSILRGGLAELLAHFARLHPRITLRVHEQTPATQITEVLSRRTDVSFNRSVPRDEELAHEYGWREEMVALVRSDHRLAGRTCVSIDDLREDQHVVLRPDSSDFAAYVMACIIASGYRPRVSQQVVDAQSIPSLIVAGFGVSIVPAGIAKLTAGPLTFLPIRPNPPVSEVYIVYHHRDPVPALQLFLAEIRRSLGHDPAGPRR; encoded by the coding sequence ATGAGAATACGCCAGCTTCGCTGCTTCGTCGTTCTGGCCGAGGAGTTGAACTTCACCCGCGCCGCCCGGCGGCTGAACATGTCGCAGCCGCCGCTGAGCACGCAAATCCAGACACTTGAACGCGAAGTGGGTGCCGAACTGATCAGCCGCACCAGCCGCAAGGTGGCGCTGACGCGGGCGGGCGCGCTGTTCCTGCCCAGGGCGCGCAACATGCTGGACCAGTACGAACGCAGCCTGCACGAGATCCGCGAAATCCAGCAGGGCCAGGACGGATTGCTGGAAATCGGCGCCACCGGCTCGATCCTGCGCGGCGGCCTTGCCGAGCTTCTGGCGCATTTCGCCCGGCTGCATCCGCGAATCACCCTGCGCGTCCACGAACAGACCCCGGCCACGCAGATCACCGAGGTGCTGAGCCGGCGCACCGATGTCAGCTTCAACCGCTCGGTGCCGCGCGACGAGGAGCTGGCCCATGAATACGGCTGGCGCGAGGAGATGGTGGCGCTGGTGCGCAGCGACCACAGGCTGGCCGGGCGCACCTGCGTCTCGATCGACGATCTGCGCGAGGACCAGCATGTGGTGCTGCGCCCCGACAGTTCCGATTTCGCGGCCTATGTCATGGCCTGTATCATCGCCTCGGGCTATCGGCCGCGGGTCTCGCAGCAGGTGGTGGATGCCCAGTCGATCCCCAGCCTGATCGTGGCGGGCTTCGGGGTCAGCATCGTGCCGGCGGGCATCGCCAAGCTGACGGCGGGACCGCTGACCTTCCTGCCGATCCGGCCCAACCCGCCGGTCTCCGAGGTCTATATCGTCTATCACCACCGCGACCCGGTGCCGGCGCTGCAACTGTTCCTGGCCGAGATCCGCCGCAGCCTGGGCCATGATCCCGCCGGGCCGCGGCGCTAG
- a CDS encoding DinB family protein: MVQMLRMLRKLAQMNRLANARLHRACAALPPGAYEAPRPSFFGSIRATLNHILLVDRFYIDALEGRPLNEAALAEARDCPDLARLSEWQTRMDDRLLALVAALTPDALAEIVAVDRGLRVQHDRRDDLLSHLFQHQTHHRGQVHGLLSQAGMVPPQLDEFIVGDDAAARAEDMARLGWTEDQLMRP; the protein is encoded by the coding sequence ATGGTCCAGATGCTGCGCATGCTGCGCAAGCTGGCGCAGATGAACCGCCTGGCCAATGCCCGGCTGCATCGCGCCTGCGCTGCCCTGCCGCCCGGCGCCTATGAGGCGCCGCGCCCGTCCTTCTTCGGCTCGATCCGCGCCACGCTGAACCATATCCTGCTGGTCGACCGCTTCTATATCGACGCGCTGGAGGGCCGGCCGCTCAATGAGGCCGCGCTGGCCGAGGCGCGGGATTGCCCTGACCTCGCGCGGCTGTCCGAATGGCAGACGCGGATGGACGACCGCCTGCTGGCGCTGGTCGCGGCGCTGACGCCGGACGCCCTGGCGGAAATCGTGGCGGTGGACCGGGGCTTGCGCGTGCAGCACGACCGCCGCGACGACCTGCTTTCGCATCTGTTCCAGCACCAGACCCATCACCGCGGGCAGGTGCATGGCCTGCTGTCGCAGGCCGGCATGGTCCCGCCGCAGCTGGACGAATTCATCGTCGGCGACGATGCGGCGGCGCGGGCCGAGGACATGGCGCGGCTCGGCTGGACCGAGGATCAGCTGATGCGGCCCTAG
- a CDS encoding DEAD/DEAH box helicase — MNEHDIAAPLAAALAAKGYASLTSVQQAALAPEARGHDVLVSAQTGSGKTVAFGLAMAGDILDGDALPEAGQPLALAIAPTRELALQVARELGWLYEQAGVRIATCVGGMDYRTERRALERGAHIVVGTPGRLRDHIERGSLDLTGLRACVLDEADEMLDLGFREDLEFILGSAPAERRTLLFSATVPPAIEALARDFQRDALRIQAMGEARQHGDIEYRALSVTTRDREHAIFNTLRYYEASRAIIFCKTRANVNHLLARMGNRGFKVVALSGELSQQERSHALQALRDGRARVCIATDVAARGIDLPGLELVIHADLPTNPDTLLHRSGRTGRAGAKGTSVLIVPSAEYKRAQRLLQRAKLVADWGKAPSADEVQARDDARMLDHPALAEAPGEEAGLAAALLDRFGAERVASAFVRLWREGRPAPEELSESVGPAPSAPRERGEFGPAVWFLLSVGHSGRAEARWLLPKICEAGNITRDAIGAIRVKTEQTFVQIAAAVAPNFGERIELEPGLTMRRIEGEPVFEPAAGRDKRPGRREYLENGETAGAMPPAREKKPHRGQASRSARPEALEPRAEDRPKPARRPALLDPADVKPRAARPAPAPAPAHGREPAPEAEAPETPRKARWSAEKKQAHKAAPKTAPRAGLKSAGFKTHGGAARDDRPARGDGAEARPKRAAGFKSHKAAGGWQGKGGDKPFRAGPKPGKR, encoded by the coding sequence ATGAACGAACATGATATTGCCGCGCCTCTGGCCGCGGCGCTGGCGGCCAAGGGCTATGCCAGCCTGACCTCGGTGCAACAGGCCGCCCTGGCCCCCGAGGCGCGGGGCCACGACGTGCTGGTCTCGGCGCAGACCGGATCCGGCAAGACCGTGGCCTTCGGCCTGGCCATGGCCGGCGACATCCTCGACGGCGATGCGCTGCCCGAGGCGGGCCAGCCGCTGGCGCTGGCCATCGCGCCGACGCGCGAGCTGGCCTTGCAGGTGGCGCGCGAGCTGGGCTGGCTTTACGAGCAGGCGGGCGTGCGCATCGCCACCTGCGTCGGCGGCATGGACTATCGCACCGAGCGCCGGGCGCTGGAGCGCGGGGCGCATATCGTCGTCGGCACCCCCGGCCGGCTGCGCGACCATATCGAGCGCGGCTCGCTGGACCTGACCGGCCTGCGCGCCTGCGTGCTGGACGAGGCGGACGAGATGCTGGATCTGGGCTTTCGCGAGGATCTGGAATTCATCCTGGGCTCGGCGCCGGCCGAACGGCGCACGCTGCTCTTCTCGGCCACGGTGCCGCCGGCCATCGAGGCGCTGGCCCGCGACTTCCAGCGCGACGCGCTGCGCATCCAGGCGATGGGCGAGGCGCGCCAGCACGGCGACATCGAATATCGGGCCCTGTCGGTGACCACCCGCGACCGCGAGCACGCGATCTTCAACACCCTGCGCTATTACGAGGCCAGCCGGGCGATCATCTTCTGCAAGACCCGCGCCAATGTGAACCACCTGCTGGCGCGCATGGGCAATCGCGGCTTCAAGGTGGTGGCGCTGTCGGGCGAACTGTCCCAGCAGGAACGCAGCCACGCCCTGCAAGCCCTGCGCGACGGAAGGGCGCGGGTCTGCATCGCCACCGATGTGGCGGCGCGCGGCATCGACCTGCCGGGGCTGGAACTGGTGATCCATGCCGACCTGCCGACCAATCCCGACACGCTGCTGCACCGTTCCGGCCGCACCGGCCGGGCGGGCGCCAAGGGCACCTCGGTGCTGATCGTGCCCTCGGCGGAATACAAGCGGGCGCAGCGGCTCTTGCAGCGCGCCAAGCTGGTCGCGGACTGGGGCAAGGCGCCCTCGGCCGACGAGGTGCAGGCCCGCGACGACGCGCGCATGCTGGACCATCCGGCGCTAGCCGAGGCGCCGGGCGAGGAGGCGGGGCTGGCTGCCGCGCTGCTCGACCGCTTCGGCGCGGAACGGGTCGCATCGGCCTTCGTGCGGCTGTGGCGCGAGGGGCGCCCGGCGCCCGAGGAACTGTCGGAAAGCGTGGGCCCTGCGCCTTCTGCGCCGCGCGAACGGGGCGAGTTCGGCCCGGCGGTCTGGTTCCTGCTTTCGGTCGGCCATTCCGGCCGGGCCGAGGCGCGCTGGCTGCTGCCCAAGATCTGTGAGGCGGGCAACATCACCCGCGATGCCATCGGCGCGATCCGGGTCAAGACTGAGCAGACCTTCGTGCAGATCGCCGCCGCCGTCGCGCCGAATTTCGGCGAGCGGATCGAGCTGGAGCCCGGCCTGACCATGCGCCGGATCGAGGGCGAGCCGGTTTTCGAGCCTGCCGCCGGGCGCGACAAGCGGCCCGGTCGGCGGGAGTATTTGGAAAACGGTGAAACGGCAGGTGCGATGCCCCCCGCGCGCGAGAAGAAACCGCATCGCGGCCAGGCGTCGCGCTCTGCACGGCCCGAGGCACTGGAGCCGCGCGCCGAGGACAGGCCCAAGCCCGCCCGGCGCCCGGCCTTGCTGGATCCCGCCGACGTGAAGCCGCGCGCCGCCCGTCCTGCCCCCGCCCCCGCCCCCGCCCACGGCCGCGAGCCCGCGCCGGAAGCCGAGGCGCCGGAAACCCCGCGCAAGGCCCGCTGGAGCGCCGAGAAGAAGCAGGCGCACAAGGCAGCGCCGAAAACCGCCCCGCGTGCAGGGCTGAAATCGGCGGGCTTCAAGACGCATGGCGGCGCGGCGCGCGACGACCGCCCGGCGCGGGGCGACGGTGCCGAGGCGCGGCCGAAGCGTGCCGCGGGCTTCAAGTCGCACAAGGCGGCTGGCGGCTGGCAGGGCAAGGGCGGTGACAAGCCGTTCCGTGCCGGGCCGAAACCCGGCAAGCGCTAG